The following are encoded in a window of Arctopsyche grandis isolate Sample6627 chromosome 4, ASM5162203v2, whole genome shotgun sequence genomic DNA:
- the wdb gene encoding serine/threonine-protein phosphatase regulatory subunit widerborst: MSSVDGRQTIVDRIDPYSKRASKKKTKKSQGSSRYRNNQDVELQPLPLLKDVSSGEQEELFIRKLRQCCTAFDFMDPVADLKGKEIKRASLNELVEHITGGRGVLTDPVYPEIIKMISANLFRTLPPSENPDFDPEEDDPTLEASWPHLQLVYEFFLRFLESSDFQPTIGKRVIDQKFVLQLLDLFDSEDPRERDFLKTVLHRIYGKFLGLRAFIRKQINNIFLRFVYETEHFNGVGELLEILGSIINGFALPLKTEHKQFLVKVLLPLHKVKCLSLYHAQLAYCVVQFLEKDSTLTEAVVRGLLKFWPKTCSQKEVMFLGEIEEILDVIEPQQFVKIQESLFRQISRCVSSPHFQVAERALYFWNNEYIMSLIEENNHVIMPIMFPALYRISKEHWNQTIVALVYNVLKTFMEMNSKQFDELTAGYKAERQKEKKREKEREDLWKKLGDMEISHKRQLGSAK, from the exons ATGTCGTCCGTGGACGGCCGGCAGACCATCGTCGACCGGATAGACCCCTACTCGAAGCGCGCCTCcaagaagaagacgaagaagtCGCAGGGCTCCTCGCGCTACCGCAACAACCAAGACGTCGAGCTGCAGCCGCTGCCTCTGCTCAAAG aTGTGTCTAGCGGTGAACAGGAAGAACTGTTTATACGCAAGCTTCGACAATGCTGTACTGCATTCGATTTTATGGATCCGGTGGCCGACTTAAAAGGCAAAGAAATTAAACGAGCTTCGCTAAATGAACTCGTGGAGCATATTACTGGTGGGAGAGGAGTTCTCACTGATCCTGTTTATccagaaattattaaaatg ATATCTGCGAATCTATTTCGTACGTTGCCGCCAAGTGAAAATCCCGATTTTGATCCTGAAGAAGATGATCCAACTTTAGAGGCTTCCTGGCCTCATCTTCAACTAGTCTATGAGTTCTTCCTTCGTTTTCTAGAGTCGTCTGATTTTCAACCTACCATTGGTAAAAGAGTAATCGACCAAAAATTTGTATTGCAA TTGCTAGATTTATTTGATTCTGAAGACCCGAGAGAACGCGACTTTCTCAAGACTGTTTTGCACCGTATTTACGGTAAGTTTCTGGGACTGAGAGCTTTTATTCGTAAGCAGATAAACAATATCTTCTTGCGTTTCGTGTATGAAACGGAGCATTTCAACGGTGTTGGGGAACTGCTGGAAATTCTCGGCAG TATTATAAATGGATTTGCATTACCGCTGAAAACGGAACATAAACAGTTCCTCGTGAAAGTATTACTGCCATTACATAAAGTAAAATGTTTATCTTTATACCATGCACAGCTAGCTTACTGTGTAGTTCAATTTCTCGAAAAGGATTCCACCCTCACTGAAGCAGTAGTTCGAGGTCTACTCAAATTTTGGCCAAAGACATGCTCACAAAAAGAG gtTATGTTCCTCGGTGAAATAGAGGAAATATTAGACGTTATTGAGCCtcaacaatttgtaaaaattcaaGAATCTTTATTCCGACAAATATCTCGATGTGTTTCAAGTCCTCATTTTCAG GTAGCCGAACGTGCCCTATATTTTTGGaataatgaatatattatgtCATTAATCGAAGAAAATAATCATGTGATTATGCCAATAATGTTCCCGGCACTTTATCGTATCAGCAAAGAGCATTGGAACCAAACGATTGTTGCTCTCGTTTACAATGTACTCAAAACTTTTATGGAGATGAATTCTAAACAATTCGACGAGCTCACCGCCGGATACAAGGCTGAACGACAGAA aGAGAAAAAACGTGAAAAAGAACGGGAAGATCTTTGGAAGAAATTAGGGGATATGGAAATTTCCCATAAGCGGCAGTTGGGCAGTGCTAAGTGA
- the LOC143910536 gene encoding pre-mRNA-processing factor 39-like, with amino-acid sequence MSGRTSKDADDPPAAAAVTRRTRSSRSSTTVPPPTPTPAPAPAPTPSRTRSKRGQHKPVFEDTEDLKEMSKGLQSFLDQEDSGDFEPTISCDQSPANDSPPPHISRGFEEESNGLMEGVLKSCFEGNMIPSDNAEILSTYETSDASATDYINDSENASLEYNSAEVDVKKDDEVKVEENDENMIEYTVEETAPVTIEKEGVEDETEVVSEDELPVVEKPEVKDAENVSDDELPGPKPADLPADTEVVSEDELPSGKKDTPDSNSRKRKTDASMDGGYDPGSPTSEGETASKKQAVSKDGDGKPQASDKRSSDDKGSKKKALPELDKYWKAVNDDAADFTGWTYLLQYVDQENDVEAAREAYDAFLSHYPYCYGYWRKYADYEKRKGSKKKCLEVLERGMRGIPLSVDLWIHYLNHIKATRSDDHDYIRQQYERALAACGLEFRSDRLWESFIKWESENGTLPNVTALYDRLLSTPTLGYTTHFDNFQEHIMSHSANACIPVTEFLQYRGEVRTQMKNATVPDSDADIPPGEEEADDHLRSDEESTAIKEHIIMIRSKIHKNTIDQVAQRWNFEEGIKRPYFHVKPLERCQLKNWKAYLEWEEQKGDQMRILVLYERCLIACALYEEFWLRLVQYLESQYTREDVEEEEKTKLIVKARDVLERACTIHHLDKPVLHFRWAFFEEQHGNQGRSSEILERLDKTCPNLLQVAYRRINLERRRGDFDKCCLLYEHYILSAKSKAASSSLAVKYARFLVRSRGDISGAVKALRMAAARDPICQRLYLQMMDATMSKPDFELSEVIAFVDEYMAIEGVDSEARLLFAQRKLELLEEMSESVPDIQAASLAYQTCSKQYHKKKKDKMSSDPSGNSKKKGDGSQPPLPPSGTSAAGSVGTGSYGNYSASAYGYSAPPPAQSTTQQSYDNGTYPQSYQPWTQYQQTPNPYQHNPWPYQNYY; translated from the exons ATGTCGGGCCGCACCTCCAAAGATGCGGACGACCCTCCCG CAGCCGCGGCCGTGACTCGGCGCACCAGATCGAGCCGAAGCAGTACGACCGTGCCGcctcccacccccacccccgcccccgcccccgcccccaccCCTTCGCGCACGCGCTCCAAGAGAGGACAACACAAGCCG GTATTTGAAGATACGGAAGATTTAAAAGAGATGTCGAAAGGTCTTCAGAGTTTTTTGGATCAAGAAGATTCCGGTGATTTTGAACCGACAATTAGCTGTGATCAATCGCCGGCCAACGACTCTCCCCCACCACACATTTCACGCGGTTTCGAAGAAGAGAGCAACGGCTTAATGGAGGGTGTGTTAAAATCTTGCTTCGAGGGAAACATGATTCCCAGTGACAACGCTGAAATATTGAGCACCTATGAAACATCTGACGCTTCAGCCACTGATTACATTAACGACTCTGAGAATGCATCTCTGGAATACAATTCCGCTGAAGTGGACGTAAAAAAAGATGACGAAGTAAAAGTGGAAGAAAATGATGAGAATATGATCGAATATACGGTCGAGGAGACAGCTCCAGTTACTATAGAAAAAGAG gGTGTTGAAGATGAGACTGAAGTTGTTTCTGAAGATGAATTACCTGTAGTAGAAAAACCTGAGGTGAAGGATGCCGAAAATGTATCTGATGATGAATTACCTGGACCGAAGCCTGCTGATTTACCGGCCGATACTGAG GTGGTATCTGAAGATGAATTGCCATCTGGTAAAAAAGATACACCGGATAGTAATAGCCGTAAGCGTAAAACTGACGCTTCAATGGATGGTGGCTATGATCCGGGATCTCCGACATCCGAGGGCGAGACTGCATCTAAAAAACAAGCCGTTAGCAAA GATGGCGATGGAAAACCCCAAGCTTCCGATAAAAGATCTTCGGACGATAAGGGTTCTAAGAAAAAGGCACTACCTGAATTagacaaatattggaaggctgTCAATGACGATGCTGCAGATTTCACTGGATGGACATACCTTTTGCAATATGTCGATCAAGAA AACGATGTAGAAGCAGCTCGTGAAGCCTATGATGCTTTCCTCTCCCACTATCCATACTGTTATGGATACTGGCGAAAATATGCAGATTACGAAAAACGAAAAGGAAGCAAAAAGAAGTGCTTAGAG GTCTTGGAGAGAGGTATGCGTGGCATCCCACTCTCGGTGGATTTGTGGATACACTATCTCAACCACATAAAAGCCACACGATCTGACGATCACGATTACATACGGCAACAGTACGAAAGGGCTCTCG CCGCTTGTGGACTTGAGTTCCGTTCTGACCGACTTTGGGAGTCGTTCATCAAATGGGAATCAGAAAATGGAACATTGCCAAATGTGACTGCACTGTATGACAGGTTGTTGTCTACGCCTACTCTCGGATATACTACGCACTTTGACAA ttttcaaGAACATATTATGTCTCACTCTGCAAACGCGTGTATACCGGTTACGGAATTCTTGCAATATCGTGGTGAAGTCAGGACTCAAATGAAGAATGCGACAGTGCCAGATTCTGATGCTGATATCCCACCCGGTGAAGAAGAAGCAGACGATCATCTT AGATCTGATGAAGAGAGCACAGCTATTAAAGAACACATAATAATGATTCGAAGCAAAATTCACAAAAATACCATTGATCAAGTTGCGCAACGATGGAACTTTGAAGAGGgt ATTAAACGACCATACTTCCATGTGAAACCTTTGGAAAGATGCCAACTTAAGAATTGGAAGGCATATCTGGAATGGGAGGAGCAGAAAGGTGATCAAATGCGTATTCTCGTCCTCTACGAGAGGTGCTTGATTGCATGTGCTCTATATGAAGAATTTTGGCTCAGG CTTGTTCAGTATTTGGAAAGTCAATATACTCGTGAAGAtgttgaagaagaagaaaaaacaaAGTTGATTGTTAAAGCGAGAGACGTACTCGAGAGAGCATGCACCATACACCATTTGGATAAGCCTGTTCTTCATTTCCGATGGGCTTTCTTCGAAGAGCAACATGGAAATCAAGGACGTTCATCTGAAATTCTTGAAAGGCTTGATAAGACTTGTCCAAATTTGCTTCAAGTTGCTTATAG acGAATAAATTTGGAGAGGCGACGAGGCGATTTTGACAAATGTTGTTTGTTATACGAGCATTATATCTTATCGGCGAAGAGCAAAGCAGCTTCGTCCAGTCTAGCTGTGAAATATGCAAGGTTCTTAGTTAGAAGTCGAGGTGATATATCAGGAGCTGTTAAAGCACTAAGAATGGCAGCTGCTCGCGATCCAATTTGTCAACGTCTCTATTTACAAATGATGGATGCCACAATGTCAAAACCTGATTTTGAATTATCAGAAGTTATCG CATTTGTTGATGAGTATATGGCAATTGAAGGTGTGGATAGTGAAGCTCGTCTGCTATTCGCTCAAAGAAAACTAGAACTTCTGGAAGAAATGAGCGAAAGTGTTCCAGACATTCAAGCGGCTTCTTTAGCCTATCAAACATGCTCCAAACAATACCACAAAAAGAAGAAGGACAAAATGTCAAG TGACCCGAGTGGTAACAGTAAAAAGAAAGGCGATGGCAGTCAACCACCTTTACCCCCAAGTGGCACTTCTGCAGCAGGAAGCGTTGGCACTGGTAGCTACGGAAACTATAGCGCCAGTGCCTACGGTTATAGCGCTCCGCCACCAGCTCAATCCACCACTCAACAATCATATGACAATGGAACGTATCCTCAATCTTATCAGCCTTGGACGCAGTATCAACAGACGCCAAATCCCTACCAGCACAATCCTTGGCCATACCAAAATTACTATTAA